The Corvus moneduloides isolate bCorMon1 chromosome 5, bCorMon1.pri, whole genome shotgun sequence genome includes a region encoding these proteins:
- the MRPL1 gene encoding 39S ribosomal protein L1, mitochondrial: MAAPSARCLWRALAPRCGWVFHGLEQRVAVPAVVSPASARSYAAAAKAAKKDAKRSRQEKVKDKPTPRRRPLMAKPVDDVYLTWLYRRPSYELEQAVGMLKNFQKLDFTYPKQFVYINVFLDMALQKKKKVDPFSSSVTLPHRFTDEVNKVLVFTENEQEAEIAREHGAAIVGGVELIKWILEDEIQADFYVAVPAIIPKLIPLRSKLKRKYPSTRRNSLGSDIPKMLQFFRECHEYAVEDEDIIKTRIARLDMPTEHIIANLKTIIHDICTFKPSNYDPIVRRLVIRSATSEGLLLNLDGILPQVEKVEEKEEKHEVDEDQQKPVQGSVST; encoded by the exons ATGGCGGCACCCAGCGCCCGCTGCCTGTGGCGAG CGCTGGCCCCGCGGTGCGGGTGGGTCTTTCACGGGCTGGAGCAGCGCGTCGCCGTCCCCGCCGTGGTGAGCCCCGCGAGCGCCCGGTCCTACGCGGCAGCAGCTAA agctgccaaAAAAGATGCCaagaggagcaggcaggagaaggtCAAGGACAAACCGACCCCTCGGAGGCGGCCGCTGATGGCCAAGCCCGTGGACGACGTGTACCTGACGTGGCTCTACAGGAGGCCCTCCTACgagctggagcaggctgtgggCATGCTGAAGAACTTCCAGAAGCTGGACTTCACCTACCCCAAGCAGTTTGTGTACATCAATGTCTTCCTGGATATGGCGCTGCAGAAGAAG AAAAAAGTGGATCCTTTTTCCAGCAGTGTCACTCTTCCCCATCGCTTTACGGATGAAGTGAACAAGGTTTTGGTGTTCACAGAG AATGAGCAAGAAGCTGAAATAGCTCGAGAGCATGGAGCTGCCATCGTGGGAGGAGTTGAATTAATCAAATGG ATCTTGGAGGACGAAATCCAAGCTGATTTCTACGTGGCTGTCCCTGCCATAATACCCAAGTTAATTCCCCTGAGGAGCAAACTGAAGCGGAAGTACCCGAGCACCCGGAGAA ATTCCCTGGGCAGTGACATTCCCAAAATGCTGCAGTTCTTCAGAGAATGTCATGAGTATGCAGTAGAAGATGAGGATATAATCAAGACAAGAATAGCCAGA CTGGATATGCCTACTGAGCACATAATTGCCAATCTGAAAACAATTATCCACGATATCTGCACCTTCAAGCCATCAAATTACG ATCCCATTGTGCGGAGGTTGGTGATCAGATCTGCAACCAGTGAAGGTTTGCTGCTGAACCTTGATGGAATCCTACCTCAGGTGGagaaagtagaagaaaaagaagaaaaacatgaagtTGATGAGGATCAGCAAAAACCTGTGCAAGGATCCGTTAGTACCTGA